One window of Bifidobacterium pseudocatenulatum DSM 20438 = JCM 1200 = LMG 10505 genomic DNA carries:
- the rplA gene encoding 50S ribosomal protein L1, which yields MVKRSKKYREASEKIDRNNLYTANEAIALVKSMPEYKFDQTVEAVLRLNVDPRKADQLVRGSVNLPNGTGKTAKVLVFARGPKATEALEAGADIVGDDDLVQKVADGFLDFDSVVATPDMMGKVGRLGRVLGPRGLMPNPKTGTVTMDVTKAIKDIKGGKVDFRVDKNGNLSFLIGKLSFTEQALDENFKAVADEIKRLKPSTVKGRYVTKATITSTMNPGVPVDPTVIA from the coding sequence ATGGTAAAGCGTTCCAAGAAGTACCGCGAAGCTTCTGAGAAGATCGATCGCAACAACCTTTACACCGCTAACGAAGCCATCGCTCTCGTCAAGAGCATGCCGGAGTACAAGTTCGATCAGACCGTTGAGGCCGTGCTGCGCCTGAACGTGGATCCGCGTAAGGCCGACCAGCTGGTCCGCGGTTCCGTCAACCTGCCGAACGGCACCGGTAAGACCGCCAAGGTCCTCGTGTTCGCCCGTGGCCCGAAGGCCACCGAGGCTCTCGAGGCTGGCGCCGACATCGTCGGTGACGACGATCTCGTGCAGAAGGTTGCCGACGGCTTCCTGGACTTCGATTCCGTGGTGGCTACCCCGGACATGATGGGCAAGGTCGGCCGCCTCGGCCGCGTGCTCGGTCCGCGTGGCCTCATGCCGAACCCGAAGACCGGCACCGTGACCATGGACGTCACCAAGGCCATCAAGGACATCAAGGGCGGCAAGGTCGACTTCCGTGTTGACAAGAATGGCAACCTGAGCTTCCTCATCGGCAAGCTCTCCTTCACCGAGCAGGCTCTCGACGAGAACTTCAAGGCTGTTGCCGACGAAATCAAGCGTCTGAAGCCGTCCACCGTGAAGGGCCGCTACGTCACCAAGGCGACCATCACCTCCACGATGAACCCGGGCGTCCCGGTTGATCCGACGGTCATCGCCTGA